Part of the Musa acuminata AAA Group cultivar baxijiao chromosome BXJ2-7, Cavendish_Baxijiao_AAA, whole genome shotgun sequence genome is shown below.
tttcacctactcctatagatctgtagagattcagggatatacaatctccctaggtgacacaatctttcatatacgtactTATTAGTTTTGTAAATTTTGtatactaatcttcgcacgatgacaaacataatttatgagaaatttgagtatttttgttttatgttcttccgctgcacatgtgatgtcgcctctagATTTTCCTACACAAAAGTCGTAGGAAACTTTAGCATGAGCAAAACCTTGGAGAACTTGTAATGATATGTTTATTAGCCCTAGATGTAGCAGGACTTGGCTCAATTCATGTGAGGATGCATCCTTTGTAGCACTTCAAAACCAACCAAACGAAAATCGGGGTTGTATACTCCATTATCCATTCCATCATGATCATGGGAGAGCATATCTATGGACTTCTTAAGAGGTCTACCTATGATGAAACGGTGACACAACTATCTATTTGTGGCGATCGATAGGTTTTCAAAGATGGTGGGGGTCATGCCTTACAAGAAGACAATAATCAGAGGAGTAGCTCGATTATTCTTCTAACACATGTGGACACACTTTGACCTTTTCAAGTTCAATCGTGTTAGATCATGACGGGCATTTCTTGAGCAACTTTTGGAGTTCACTTTGGACCACTATAGATACTAAATTGAAGGGGAGCACAGCCTTCCATCCATAAGCTTATGGCCAAACCGAGGTAGTAAACCACACTATGGTTCATCGCCTTCGAGGATACAACTTTGATACCTAAAGAAATGAGACGAAAGCTTACCATACTATTAGTTTGCTTTCAATAGGGTAGTGCATAGTTCTACTAGTAAATCACCATTAAGAGATATGCTTGGTGGAATATGTAATGCATCATATACTGTAGAGGTGAAGAGTTTAAatttatctcaatattttttatttcacacAACGGCAATCTAATTTTCAATTTTTGTGGAGTTACATGTAGTTGTGAAAAAAGGTCACAACAACAAAccattaacaacaacaacaacaacaaaattagaCCAACGGAATATGAAAATTATATGACTTTTTATGTCTTAAAGTGTTGATAGAATAAGATTTGGGTGGATTAAATGCCAGTTTTTGAGAGCTGTTAACACGTAGCGAGAATCACATATCACCACCCTTCAACTGCCTGCACAGATCATCCTCGCcatttccttcctcctcctcctccgccctatAAGAAGGCCATGAACGAGGTCTCATCCATCATCCACTTCCTCCTCATCCTTCTCCCCGTAAGAAGACCAATCCTCGGTGAAGGAGGTGATCTAACCTTTCGCTTACCTCCAACATGGGATTCCGTTGCTTTAACTGGCGTCTCGTCATCTTCTTCGTCCTCTCCATGGGCTTCCAGGGCGAGCTGGCTGGAGCTCACGGAAGACGGCAGCTGGTGCAAAGCCTCGAGGCGGCGGATGATGGGGTGTGCACCGCCGTGGTGAGCCCTCAGGGTTACGAGTGCCGAGAATATGAGGTAGCGGAGTGCAGATAAACGTGGATGGATTGATGATTTATGCGGGCATGGCATGAGTGGTTGAAGCTTGTTGCGTCTCTTGCAGGTGAAGACGCAAGACGGGTACATACTGACCATGCACAGGATCCcacaaggaagaggaggcggTAGCGCGGGCAAGAGGCAGCCGGTGCTGCTCCAACATGGAGTCCTCTCGGTACGTTCCCTTAAGTAATCTGAATGTgttgccatgcatgcatgcagggtACGTTGTCTTCTTCGTcattctgatgatgatgatgatgatgattgacgATCGATGAATGATGGCAGGACGGGTTGACATGGCTACTGAATCCACCTCAACAATCGCTGCCTTTCGTACTTGCAGACAACGGATTCGATGTATGGATTACACACGGCAGGGGCACCAGGTGGAGCCGTCGCCATGAGTCTCTCGAAACATCAGACACGGTTGGTCATCTTCTCTACGTTGCTGATTATGAAGTATTGAGCATCATCCTTTTGTTGTCTGGTAGGCTTATTGGGCGTGGTCATGGGATGAGTTGGCCAGCTATGATTTGCCTGCTACTGTGGGTTTCGTATTCCAGAAAACTGGGCAGAAGCTGCACTATGTCGGTCACTCCATGGTAGGAGACTTTTCTTTTAATTACTTTAATGGCAATACATATCATTCTTCCTTCCACATTGAATTACTTTGTATGTATgttctactactactactactactactaatactactactactactactactactacaactGGGTGACGTTGGATGCTACAGGGAACTCTGACAGCTCTATCAGCGTTCTCTGAAGGGAAGCTGGTGGATAAGATCAAGTCAGCTGCCCTTTTGACTCCGGTGGCCTATCTGACTTCCATGACAACTACGATCGGAAGAGCTGCAGCCAGCGCATTCGCAGGAGAAGTAAGAACGAGTTCACGACACTCGATTGATTTTTCTCATCAAGGGAGCTACATCATTCATTATCTTCCTCTTTAATTTTCCGACGTCCAGAGCTGTGTCATAGCTTTCTTGCTTTTTGTCTTGCAGATGTTGGGAGCGCTTGGAGTGGCAGAATTTGATCCTAAAGGGTACATAAACTAACATATCCCTCTTGTTGTCAAAAGAAAATGTGCTCTTCTAATTCAAGTGTGTTCCCTAATATGGATAAGCAGGGCAGTCGGAACCAAGTTTTTGGAGTTGGTCTGCGCTATGCCGGGGGTGAACTGCTACGACCTTATGGCATCATTAACAGGTACGTACAAATTATTCCGGTGATAATATTCCGCCGGCAACATAAGTTTGATTTGAATTTaatcatatatgtatttattattgTAGTCTTCAATTAATTTACATATATGTGTATTGGCTTTTCCTTCCTTATTCTGCAACACACACCCACACACTCACTTTGGATGTAGGGCCAAACTGCTGCCTCAATGACTCCACTGTTGACAAGTACTTGAAGTATGAACTCCAGCCTACATCCGTGAGGACACTCGTCCATTTTTCACAGAGTCAGTCAGTCTGATACAAATCTAAAATATTATGTATACCTTAGCTACTTAGATTTCTTCCTCACAAGAGAGTGTATGTATACTTGTCTTTGAGTACTCCCAGCATTCAGACGTGGAGTGATAACAAAATACGACCACGGGAGCAGTACGGCCAACATGGCTGcgtatgggcagagcagcccaccCGAGTACCATTTGTCCAACATTCCACAccacctgccgctgctgctctGCTACGGCGGCGGGGACATGCTGTCGGACGTGAAGGACGTGCAGCAGCTGTTGAATGATCTCAGCAACCATGACGCCGCCGACAAGCTCGTGGCTCGGCTGGTGAAGGAGTACGCACATCTGGACTTCGTGATGGGGGTGAATGCCAAGCAGGTCGTCTACGACGGCCTCATCGCATTCTTCGACAAACACAGTTGATGGGCTTCTTCCCGCTGCAGTGCTTAATATTATAACTATACGCGATTGCTGCCGACTTGACATTCTTTGTGCACTCACTCCGCGGGAGATTCATGTACGAAGGGAGATGAAAgagaaataaatcatatatctccgtataataaatcatatgtttAACCAATCGAATCGGCATCCATGCTATATCCCTTTTCCACCGTTTCAACTTCTACTAAGTGGCATCACATCCGATGAGTCGTCATCAATCGAAACAGTATCTATCATAAtactgatagaaataatagaagataaaaacaataattgaagaaactttattaaagaagtgaagtagcttgaatacattaacatgttacttctcctatttatacatattaggaggaaggatttccctcaacaaaatgaaggattttcctcaacagaatagagagatttcctcatatggtgctcctaacaaggataccaatcttgaatcGATGCCAAGAATGATTTACAAACGAAAGGcttcatgagtagggcaagagcatagtgctgctgttgttgttgctaCGGTTTTGACGGCGATGGTTGTGGCTACGATTGTGACGGTGACAGTTGCAATTGCGACAGCGGCGGTTGCGGTTGCGACAACGACGGTTGTGATTGCGACAGCGACGGTTGTGGCTGAGACAGCAACGATTGTGGCTGCGACAGCGACGTTTGTGGCTGCGATGGTGACGGTTGCGACAACGGTAGAGGAGAAATCTACAACAATGTTGCAGTGATACTACTACAGCATAGGAAGAAGCTGCAACAGAAGAGGAAGCTACAGTAGAGATGTAATAGAGGAGGAAACTGCATCAGAAGAGGTAGGAGGTAGCTAtagcgaggaagaaaggtggggtaGTGCTGGTGAGTGCAGCAGCGGAAGGAAATGGAAATTGGCGcagagtggcagtggagaagacaGTTGTCATTCACCGATGAGGAAAGATTTGTCACACCGACGGCCTGACGATGAAAAAGCAATGGTAGAAAGCCTTTTCTTTTGTCATCGAACGTGGAAATGGTCTCACAGCGAAAAGAGAGCTTACTCTAAGCAAgcgactctgataccatgatagaaataatagaagataagaacaataattgaagaagctttattaaagaagtgaagtagcttgaatacattaacatgttctttctcctatttatacatattaggagaaaggatttccctcaacagaatgaaggattttcctcaatagaatagagagatttcctcatattgttgaggaaatcttatcttctatcatgcccccgcaagatggtgctcctaacaaggataccaatcttgaatcgatgcaaagaatgatttacaAACGAGAGGCTtcttgagtagggcaagagcatattgctgctgttgttgttgttgctacgGTTTTGACGGCGATGGCTGTGGCTAGGATTGCGACAGTGACAGTTGCAATTGTGACGACGGCGGTTGTGACAGCGGCAGTTGCGGTTGTGGTTGCGGCAGCGACGGTTGTGGCTGTGATAGCAACGATTGTGGCTGCGACAGCGACGGATGTGGCTGCGACGGCGACGGTTGCGACAACGGCAGAGGAGAAATCTACaacaatgttgcagtgatgctactacagcataGGAAGAAGCTGCAACAGAAGAGGAAGCTACAGCAGAGATgtaatagaggaggaagctgcatcaAAAGAGGTAGGAGGTAGCTAtagcgaggaagaaaggtggggtaGTGCTGGTGAGCGCAACAGTGGAAGGAAACGGAAATTGGCAcagagtggcagtggagaagacaATTGCCATTCGCCGATGAGGAAAGATTTGTCGCACCGACGACCTGACGACGGAAAAGCAATGATAGAAAGTCTTTTCTTTTGCCGTCGAACATGGAAATGGTCTCACAGCGAAAAGAGAACTTACTCTaagcaagcggctctgataccatgaaagaaataatagaagataagaacaataattgaagaagctttattaaagaattgaagtagcttgaatatattaatatgttccttctcctatttattaaagaagtgaagtagcttgaatacattaatatgttccttctcctatttatacatattaggaggaaggatttccctcaacagaatgattcctcatatagttggggaaatcttatcttctatcaaaaacAAGTAGATTGGTGATTAATTTGGGTTGATCTCTAGTGCTGTTGTTGCTACATGTCTTCTTTGGTGCGTGTGGAGGGTGAGGAATGAGTTTGTTTTCCAATAAAAATGCATTTTggtgtatattattttttttataaagctaTTGCCTCTACCTTGGCAAATAACATGGCCAAATTGCTTGATTGTTGTAGGCAAGGTTTATTTCAAAGATAAGTTTCTTATAATAAGAAACCAAATATGGGTAGCCACCACGAAAGCTGGTTACGGTAGTCCCAAGCAAGAAACATTGCAAATAATACACTGCTAAGCGAAACATTGCAGTAAGGAGTCGACCATTTCGTATTGTGTTTCACATCAACATATCCACCTATGTTGAATCCAACCTTATGGATATACCAAGTGTTATACCAAGTCTATCACTTATGGATATACCAAGTGTTATAGATTCGAATCCAACCCTCGATCTAAAAGTTTGAGAAGAATTATTCACTCTCAAGATCCAAGTGaaacaagatatcatcaatgcGATCATTAACATTGAAATCCAAAAGAATTTAATCTCGATAAGTTAATCATAAAAACTTGGACTCAAGATCATTCCTTATCTAAAGTCATATCCACTGGATTGGATCTACAAAGACGTAGAAACGAGCATAAATCAATAGTGCACATTCGAAATTATGATCGCCAATAAATATATTGACAAGGTGTCATACAAGATGGTGCCCTCTGACATATGTCAAGTTATCTTTAGAAGTCTATATTGGTAGGATCGAGAAGTCATCTACTACCGTTTGGGGTGGACATCCTTGTTAGGCAAAGGCAAAAGTGCTATCGATGGAGATATGAGCATCCTTGTTAGGTCACTCATTGGAAGCGTCTATTGGATAGTGCTCCTGTGATACATCGATCCTCATTATAATGCCAAAAcgatagaaaaaaaaagtatCGATAAACAACTTCTAATGATTGACTAGCATCGAATGGTTGGTTGGTAGCTGCTGTGTGTATACaagaagctcaagtgatgatgtccATTATCTCTCATAATTTGCTGCATTGAGATCTTTCAAACCCTACGGCCTATGGCAAGCAAAGATGGCTCAGCAGCTGCGAAGTCCTTGAAAGGcctgcttgcacatctcaaatcaTGGTGCTGCCACACCATGAATCTATATGGCCAGGTAAGAAGCcagcttttatttaaataaaaaaatatatttaatttaatccaaaaatagATGTATTTtcactaaaaaaaattaataaaataaaattgatttcatACGACTCTGCTGGGGATCGAACCCAGAATCTCTGGTTCCGTAGACCAGCGCCTTATCCATTGGGCCACAGAGTCGACAATATTTGTGAAATTTAAACACAGTAAAATACCTTAGTCATTTTAATACGATAATGggaattttaattttctttcgaAGATGTTAATAAAAAATACTAAACTAAGCAAATCTTTTGCTgttttttgatatattctttatttATCGACCTTTAGTCTTCTAAGATTCTAAACGAATGCTTCTTTTCTCATAGTCAAATAATTCTTATCTTATAATGTTTTTATGTGTGATTTAAAGGtttgaaacctcattaaaaatctCATGGAATAATATAACCTAACTTTGCGAAAAGTATTCTTATGATACTATAATAATatatgattaaaataaataaattgacatTTCTATTCTTTGTTGTAAAAAAACAAAGTAGTTGTTTtattaaaattcactttcaaatatatttttattctttacaaGAATACATGTATTTATAGGGAACTGACCGTAAGGAAATCTGAGGGCGGCATCACATATAcagtgaaagaacaaaaaaataaaatcttcaaattttcaaatatgtgttcgtcgtcgtgcgaagattgatacgcaaaaactgaaaactacgtatacgaaagattatgttacctagagatatcatatatccctgaatccctatagatctttatgagagggtgaaggaggtttagTGACCTTctttctagcagtgatccacacagtagggctacgacgatggtcctcaaaactctaggcctgctttgacgaggagaaggggaggagaataggagaggcaaccaaaaaggctATATAGCTCATGAACCactagtttcctcctatttatagaggtcctctgtcaacttaaccctaatggatcatatcctattAGGTAGTAGATCTTCATCcgactacccaagcctattagattattaTATCtccattcaataatctctcataggctcttattggatctcatctatagaatccaataattcatgggcttattggatatccaataagatatgggctccaacggatatctcatatccgaacctctactcattgcaatacctactatatgtgtgtgaccctctaggacgAATATTAAGTTGGCCGTGAATCAtacatgtcaaaactccttctggctcagtgaattattatctccataataattcactcaattcaTAAACTgtggatgtactatgccactacgtcgcagtccccagatgatataggggaatccaatccattagaccagtCTA
Proteins encoded:
- the LOC135616415 gene encoding triacylglycerol lipase 2-like, which translates into the protein MGFRCFNWRLVIFFVLSMGFQGELAGAHGRRQLVQSLEAADDGVCTAVVSPQGYECREYEVKTQDGYILTMHRIPQGRGGGSAGKRQPVLLQHGVLSDGLTWLLNPPQQSLPFVLADNGFDVWITHGRGTRWSRRHESLETSDTAYWAWSWDELASYDLPATVGFVFQKTGQKLHYVGHSMGTLTALSAFSEGKLVDKIKSAALLTPVAYLTSMTTTIGRAAASAFAGEMLGALGVAEFDPKGAVGTKFLELVCAMPGVNCYDLMASLTGPNCCLNDSTVDKYLKYELQPTSVRTLVHFSQTFRRGVITKYDHGSSTANMAAYGQSSPPEYHLSNIPHHLPLLLCYGGGDMLSDVKDVQQLLNDLSNHDAADKLVARLVKEYAHLDFVMGVNAKQVVYDGLIAFFDKHS